In Phycisphaeraceae bacterium, a genomic segment contains:
- a CDS encoding SCO family protein, with translation MSKQRAPIGIIAACAVVVASAATAVVILLGPSRHRSTEVILDAAIIPGQTPDLLQGMEIPPFNLIDQNGNPVDQTMFEGKLTIVDFFFTRCPGPCPMMTQQMRRLQQALAGTSVQFASFSVDSQNEPPEVLAAYARANGADTSNWTFITGDDAQIYRIATEGLYFALERDPSIQIDIGGGQTTDNIIHPTHLILIGPGREVWALAGFTNEEHIQLLIDRTRTLAKRIERR, from the coding sequence ATGTCCAAACAACGCGCACCAATCGGAATCATCGCTGCCTGTGCTGTCGTTGTTGCAAGTGCCGCCACTGCCGTCGTCATCCTGCTCGGCCCTTCGCGCCACCGTAGCACCGAGGTCATTCTCGATGCCGCGATCATCCCGGGCCAGACCCCTGACCTCCTTCAAGGCATGGAGATTCCGCCCTTCAATCTCATCGATCAGAATGGCAACCCGGTCGACCAAACCATGTTCGAAGGCAAACTCACTATCGTGGACTTCTTCTTCACGCGTTGCCCAGGGCCATGCCCGATGATGACGCAGCAGATGCGGCGCCTTCAACAGGCACTTGCAGGCACCAGTGTCCAGTTTGCCAGTTTCAGCGTCGATAGCCAGAACGAGCCGCCCGAAGTCCTCGCCGCATACGCCCGCGCAAACGGTGCCGACACCTCCAACTGGACATTCATCACCGGCGACGATGCACAAATCTATCGCATTGCCACCGAAGGGCTCTACTTCGCTCTCGAACGCGACCCGTCAATTCAGATTGATATCGGCGGAGGACAGACGACCGACAACATCATCCATCCCACACACCTCATTCTCATCGGCCCCGGCCGCGAAGTCTGGGCGCTAGCCGGGTTCACCAACGAGGAGCACATCCAACTGCTCATCGATCGAACGCGGACGCTCGCAAAACGAATCGAGCGCCGCTAG